In Leptospira bouyouniensis, the following proteins share a genomic window:
- a CDS encoding penicillin-binding protein, translating into MTEYKLRFKYIFYFILSLFAVLFFRVVYLTYFNENIINLKANKYVQRGTIYDRRGIELAISRESATVGIDPSNIYDPELTAQELGPVLGIPTNKLIETIREKQNYFLLKREIELSKSEKIKALSLPGVRVEKEYKRIYPQGSLAASLLGFTGYDDDKALSGIEMLYNLELLSTPDAESSKGNNVHLTIDSIIQYRLEKSLQKAFLQTASKRGIGMIMDTETGRILAMASFPSFDPNNFQNFPVESHTNWSIRHVYEPGSTMKIFIALMLLNEGKILPGERFHCPGYIEIGKTIIRCTDNHGHVNLDEILQYSCNVGIIKAAQKIDEATYYRYLDNFKFGKRTNFSIHEAKGYLPPQNKWNKSTPYFMSIGQGVSVTPIQLITAAAAVVNGGILFEPSVVSQITNSYGELVHEFSIKSELLGIKPGAASKTLNAMGKAVSQGTGKKAYLENYFIAGKTGTSQKAKAGAGYQEGLFTASFLGFFPAEKPKYVGLIVFDEPGGEAHTGGGIAAPVFREVVESIIPIVERSEKALVYRLQNQKNKLFKVDPKQMPDLTGLTASEVLQVLKQLKVKYTLEGSGFVKTQDPKPNTSLTPIVNVKIILEP; encoded by the coding sequence ATGACAGAATACAAACTTCGATTTAAGTACATTTTTTATTTTATCTTATCACTATTTGCAGTTTTGTTTTTTCGCGTGGTGTATCTTACCTACTTCAATGAAAACATCATCAATCTAAAAGCCAATAAATATGTCCAAAGAGGTACGATTTACGATCGCCGAGGCATAGAACTTGCGATCTCAAGAGAATCAGCCACAGTGGGGATCGATCCATCTAATATCTACGATCCAGAACTCACCGCACAAGAGTTAGGTCCTGTTCTTGGAATTCCAACAAACAAACTAATCGAAACCATTCGTGAAAAACAAAACTATTTTTTATTAAAACGAGAAATTGAATTATCCAAATCAGAGAAAATCAAAGCTTTATCATTACCTGGAGTGCGTGTAGAAAAGGAATATAAACGCATTTACCCACAAGGAAGTTTAGCTGCTAGTTTACTTGGTTTCACTGGATATGATGATGACAAAGCTTTGTCTGGAATTGAGATGTTGTATAATTTAGAACTTCTTTCTACTCCTGATGCAGAATCTTCAAAAGGAAATAATGTTCATCTAACAATAGATAGTATAATTCAATATCGATTAGAAAAATCCTTACAAAAAGCTTTCCTTCAAACAGCATCTAAACGTGGGATAGGAATGATCATGGACACGGAAACCGGTAGAATTCTAGCGATGGCATCCTTTCCAAGTTTTGATCCAAACAATTTTCAAAATTTTCCCGTAGAATCACATACCAATTGGTCCATCCGCCATGTGTATGAACCTGGATCCACAATGAAAATTTTCATCGCACTTATGCTCTTAAACGAAGGAAAAATTTTACCAGGAGAACGATTCCATTGTCCAGGTTACATTGAAATTGGTAAAACCATCATCCGTTGCACAGATAATCATGGCCATGTGAATTTGGATGAAATTTTGCAGTATTCTTGTAATGTTGGGATCATCAAAGCTGCACAAAAAATCGACGAGGCAACTTACTATCGTTATCTGGACAATTTTAAATTTGGAAAACGAACAAATTTTTCAATTCATGAAGCAAAAGGATACTTACCACCACAAAACAAGTGGAACAAAAGTACACCCTACTTTATGTCAATTGGACAAGGAGTTTCAGTAACACCTATCCAACTCATAACTGCCGCTGCTGCCGTTGTCAATGGTGGGATTTTATTTGAACCTTCGGTTGTATCTCAAATCACAAATTCGTATGGTGAATTGGTGCATGAATTTTCCATCAAATCGGAGTTACTTGGTATTAAGCCTGGAGCTGCATCAAAAACTTTAAATGCAATGGGAAAGGCTGTTTCGCAAGGAACCGGTAAAAAAGCCTATTTAGAAAACTATTTCATTGCAGGGAAAACAGGTACATCCCAAAAAGCAAAAGCTGGAGCAGGATACCAAGAAGGATTGTTTACAGCTAGTTTTCTTGGTTTTTTTCCTGCCGAAAAACCCAAGTATGTTGGTCTTATTGTGTTTGATGAACCTGGAGGAGAAGCTCATACAGGAGGAGGGATTGCAGCTCCAGTTTTTCGTGAAGTGGTTGAAAGTATCATTCCAATTGTTGAAAGAAGTGAAAAGGCGTTGGTTTATCGTTTACAAAATCAAAAGAACAAATTGTTCAAAGTAGATCCTAAACAGATGCCAGATCTAACAGGTTTAACGGCATCTGAAGTTCTCCAAGTCTTAAAACAGTTAAAAGTAAAATACACACTCGAAGGATCTGGGTTTGTGAAAACACAAGATCCAAAACCAAATACTTCACTGACTCCAATTGTGAATGTAAAAATTATCTTGGAACCTTAA
- a CDS encoding motility associated factor glycosyltransferase family protein has product MNDSFLAKNLASLPSHLSLFLQNESSSAEGYKYNRVLSKSGDDTLEIDGVWIHSQFDPKKEAIRFVAELPHDGTERIYLLFGAGIGYIIPYLLKRNKVTILWMEPFPFLIREALSKFDFSEFFLSGKLVLITGENLEDQLSDAVKGKGTHPISFVPHRGSWQWKESEYVRLKHIAEQMFHKKDVNLATLTRFEKIWAKNICYNLPELSQFRPVSDLFGIANGMKIVIACAGPSLSESIPELIEYRNQYLLLAVDTAVPILTSFGVDPDLIYSVDPQALNSQYLEDYNGEGILIFDPTSTYISLRLEKGPNKGFVTSSPFPLIQLLEKTSSGEIGSVPFGGSVSTNAASLATLMGAKKVYLVGQDLSFTKGLAHSKGAVLEERLNYLESRKFRREKHNYKQLFALPQKQVLGNQNETYITNEKMLIFKKWFEDHTKENPWINLTKFGAKLEGMEYSNFEKEFSFDQNGSHNQNELVNTTKRLIHSKLKEKPNFFDKTLLTKDIQNTISSLKDFAILVKQGSTVSKRIYQQIQKNQINPKTFSEDIKQMDGIDEQVSQKKGLNEILSLGIQRVILTITEGYDDHLSLEEKENVQLGVAKKSLLLYEGLYESVQSTKRMLTKSLYRLQSIN; this is encoded by the coding sequence GTGAACGATTCATTCCTTGCCAAAAATTTAGCGAGTTTACCCTCTCATTTATCGTTATTTTTACAGAACGAATCATCGAGTGCAGAAGGGTACAAATACAATCGTGTTTTATCAAAATCAGGTGATGATACTTTAGAAATTGATGGTGTTTGGATTCACAGCCAGTTTGATCCGAAAAAAGAAGCAATTCGATTTGTCGCAGAACTGCCACATGATGGAACCGAGCGTATCTATTTACTGTTTGGTGCCGGTATTGGTTACATCATTCCCTATTTATTAAAACGTAATAAAGTAACAATTCTTTGGATGGAACCTTTTCCTTTTTTAATTCGAGAAGCATTGAGCAAATTTGATTTTTCAGAATTTTTTTTATCGGGTAAACTTGTACTCATCACTGGGGAAAATTTAGAAGACCAACTTTCCGATGCTGTCAAAGGAAAGGGAACCCATCCCATCAGTTTTGTACCACACCGAGGGTCTTGGCAATGGAAAGAATCAGAGTATGTAAGGCTAAAACATATCGCCGAACAAATGTTTCACAAAAAAGATGTGAACCTTGCTACATTAACTCGTTTTGAAAAAATTTGGGCAAAAAACATTTGTTATAATTTGCCAGAACTTTCTCAGTTTCGTCCAGTTTCTGATTTGTTTGGGATAGCCAATGGTATGAAAATTGTCATAGCTTGCGCAGGTCCAAGTTTATCAGAATCAATTCCAGAACTGATTGAATACCGAAACCAATACCTTTTACTTGCTGTCGACACTGCTGTTCCGATATTAACTTCTTTTGGAGTGGACCCTGATTTGATTTATTCAGTAGATCCTCAAGCATTGAACAGCCAATACTTAGAAGATTATAACGGAGAAGGAATCTTAATCTTTGATCCAACTTCTACTTACATCAGTTTACGATTGGAAAAAGGACCAAACAAAGGTTTTGTGACGTCATCTCCCTTTCCTCTCATCCAATTATTAGAAAAAACTTCGTCCGGAGAGATCGGCTCTGTACCATTTGGAGGTTCTGTTTCCACAAATGCCGCTAGCCTTGCAACTCTTATGGGGGCCAAGAAAGTCTATCTAGTAGGACAAGATTTAAGTTTTACAAAGGGTCTTGCACATTCAAAAGGTGCCGTCTTAGAAGAAAGACTCAATTATTTAGAATCAAGAAAGTTTCGGAGAGAAAAACATAACTATAAACAATTGTTTGCCCTACCCCAAAAACAAGTCCTTGGAAATCAGAACGAAACTTACATTACTAATGAAAAAATGTTAATCTTCAAAAAATGGTTTGAGGATCATACAAAAGAAAATCCTTGGATCAATTTAACTAAGTTTGGTGCCAAACTTGAAGGGATGGAATATTCCAACTTTGAAAAAGAATTTTCTTTCGATCAAAATGGTTCACATAATCAAAATGAATTAGTCAACACAACCAAACGATTAATCCATTCGAAGCTCAAAGAAAAGCCAAATTTTTTTGACAAAACACTTCTTACAAAAGACATTCAAAATACAATTTCATCATTAAAAGATTTTGCGATCCTCGTTAAACAAGGATCCACTGTTTCCAAAAGAATTTACCAACAAATCCAAAAGAATCAAATCAATCCAAAAACCTTTTCGGAAGACATCAAACAAATGGATGGAATCGATGAACAGGTATCTCAAAAAAAAGGACTCAATGAAATATTGAGTTTGGGGATTCAAAGGGTGATCTTAACCATTACGGAAGGATATGATGACCATTTGAGTTTAGAAGAAAAAGAAAATGTCCAGTTAGGCGTGGCTAAGAAGTCTTTGTTATTATATGAAGGATTATATGAATCCGTTCAGAGTACCAAACGGATGCTCACAAAATCTTTGTATCGATTACAATCGATTAATTAG
- a CDS encoding OmpA family protein: protein MAESYYRTISGKQYDNELLDIAEKATKRSKAPIGKNVAKTLFDAIKDGGDYTDVEKRTVKYIRDNFKFSPEADEYLRSEVRKWAAKISVPAAKKKSQSKSSNSKESSSKTKSSRSKKTSITVDESESSYMEIYDAREESSYEIAPTPEYNELVALNKFQITPKQSQLGKYLIYGILGIFLILLLVFGVRSCNRNSKTNVSTSNSESSLTQTSNQRSLDRVPLQEGKVSNQFDSQAKAIRYINDLQIRFIKQSMATEDTAADKIVTLAEALKTYPGIKVRVKGHTCFIGEMDENKILSDERAKFIYDELIKNGVNVNQLDYRGFGETAEIDSNQTESGRIKNRRVDFTVLSVNPN from the coding sequence GTGGCAGAAAGTTATTACCGTACCATAAGTGGTAAACAATATGACAATGAATTGTTAGATATCGCAGAGAAGGCCACCAAACGCAGCAAAGCTCCTATTGGTAAAAACGTAGCTAAAACATTATTTGATGCCATCAAAGATGGTGGCGATTACACTGATGTTGAAAAACGCACTGTCAAATACATCCGAGATAACTTTAAATTTTCACCAGAAGCAGACGAATACCTTCGTTCCGAAGTAAGAAAGTGGGCAGCAAAAATTTCCGTGCCTGCCGCCAAGAAAAAATCACAATCCAAATCTTCTAACTCAAAAGAATCATCTTCTAAAACAAAGTCATCTCGCTCGAAAAAAACTTCTATCACTGTTGATGAGTCTGAATCCTCTTATATGGAGATTTATGATGCTAGAGAAGAATCAAGTTATGAAATTGCTCCGACTCCGGAATACAACGAATTAGTAGCACTAAATAAATTTCAAATCACTCCTAAACAAAGCCAGTTAGGAAAATATTTGATTTACGGAATTCTTGGAATCTTTTTGATTCTTTTGTTAGTTTTTGGAGTGAGAAGTTGTAATCGCAATTCAAAAACCAATGTATCTACAAGCAACTCTGAATCTTCACTAACACAAACATCAAACCAAAGGTCATTGGATAGAGTTCCTTTACAAGAAGGGAAAGTTTCCAATCAATTTGATTCACAGGCAAAGGCGATTCGATATATCAATGACTTACAAATTCGATTCATCAAACAAAGTATGGCTACAGAAGATACAGCTGCAGACAAAATTGTGACTTTAGCGGAAGCTCTCAAAACTTATCCAGGGATCAAAGTACGCGTTAAAGGCCATACTTGTTTCATTGGTGAGATGGATGAAAATAAAATATTGTCTGATGAACGAGCCAAATTTATTTATGACGAACTCATTAAAAATGGTGTGAATGTTAATCAACTCGACTACAGAGGGTTTGGTGAAACTGCCGAAATAGATTCAAATCAAACTGAATCAGGTCGAATTAAAAACCGAAGAGTTGATTTTACAGTCCTTTCAGTGAATCCTAATTAA
- a CDS encoding sigma 54-interacting transcriptional regulator has translation MSVKQDISGTLRKIQKEIQQLPNITDRLNFILDMTLTLFGASTGSISIMDQEEKVLTIVAAKGMDWEKKIAAKLPLNLGVTGRAASSREIIYVPDVTLDKDYVKLIETVRSELAIPLLTRDSTVGVLNLESDKVNFFSPDIINQATLFASQLTIVILEERIAKEAFEKSKREEDPVEEILGYDPSILFLKHRIRQVGPSDISVMIIGEEGSGKKLVAKALHYISQRKNGPFSTVDCSGLSYELLEAELFGSYSGKIFNPGKLEQSNGGSLYIESIGDLPSNLQTKLFQTLRDKTIPNPNTKKKEDVLNIRIFSGSKRDLLEDIQKETFSMDLYYRLAEVPLRTPPLRERRGDIPLLAHHYLYQYNKQYGKNKSFSSEALKALTGMPWSGNVRQLQSVIQYAVIVPQETVLEPYSFQQDGKREEESRGKLTAVGVGTENLSPSDNLSLNLAIEKLEAIWIREAFQRASTQEEAAKLLGISRGSLQYKIKNNQFLDGFSN, from the coding sequence ATGTCTGTAAAACAGGATATTTCCGGCACTTTAAGGAAAATCCAAAAGGAAATCCAACAACTTCCGAATATTACGGATCGTTTAAATTTCATTTTGGATATGACACTGACTCTATTTGGTGCCTCGACTGGGAGTATCTCCATTATGGACCAAGAGGAAAAGGTGCTTACCATTGTTGCGGCCAAAGGTATGGACTGGGAGAAAAAAATCGCAGCCAAACTTCCGTTAAACTTAGGTGTGACAGGCCGTGCCGCATCCTCTCGAGAAATCATTTATGTTCCCGATGTAACTTTAGATAAAGACTATGTCAAACTAATTGAAACAGTTCGTTCTGAACTTGCGATTCCATTATTAACAAGAGATTCTACCGTTGGAGTTCTCAATTTAGAATCAGACAAAGTAAACTTTTTTTCACCTGACATCATCAACCAGGCAACACTTTTTGCTTCCCAGTTAACCATTGTTATTTTAGAAGAAAGGATTGCAAAAGAAGCTTTTGAAAAATCTAAACGGGAAGAAGATCCTGTCGAAGAAATTTTAGGATATGATCCAAGTATTCTTTTTTTAAAACATAGAATTCGACAAGTGGGCCCCTCTGATATTTCCGTCATGATCATTGGAGAAGAAGGTTCTGGAAAAAAGTTAGTAGCAAAGGCATTACATTATATTTCCCAAAGGAAAAATGGTCCATTTTCGACTGTTGATTGCTCTGGTTTGAGTTATGAATTATTGGAAGCAGAACTTTTTGGAAGTTATAGTGGTAAAATATTTAATCCTGGAAAATTGGAACAAAGTAATGGTGGATCCTTATACATAGAATCTATTGGAGATTTACCAAGCAATTTACAAACCAAACTCTTCCAAACACTTCGTGATAAAACAATACCAAATCCAAATACGAAAAAAAAAGAAGATGTTTTAAATATTAGAATTTTTTCGGGTAGTAAACGAGATCTTTTGGAAGACATTCAAAAAGAAACTTTCTCCATGGATTTATACTACCGCCTAGCGGAAGTTCCACTCAGAACTCCACCCTTAAGAGAAAGGAGAGGAGACATCCCTTTACTCGCCCATCATTATTTATACCAATATAATAAACAATATGGGAAAAACAAATCGTTCTCCTCAGAGGCACTAAAAGCACTTACTGGAATGCCATGGAGTGGAAATGTTCGCCAACTCCAAAGTGTCATCCAATATGCTGTTATAGTTCCGCAAGAAACAGTACTTGAACCATATTCTTTCCAGCAAGATGGAAAACGGGAAGAAGAGTCACGTGGTAAACTCACAGCAGTGGGTGTGGGAACGGAAAACCTTTCCCCTAGTGATAATTTATCCCTAAACTTAGCCATCGAAAAGCTAGAAGCAATTTGGATCAGAGAAGCCTTTCAAAGAGCAAGTACCCAAGAGGAAGCCGCAAAACTCCTTGGTATCAGCCGCGGTTCCTTACAATATAAGATCAAAAATAACCAATTTCTGGACGGATTCAGCAACTAA
- the prfB gene encoding peptide chain release factor 2 codes for MDRPLKELKKQTTEMIESFQTYWTSQNFQEDYDRLLSLIEKANDPKLWDSPEQAKNVTQKRNELQLKLDPWLDLKKELLDFPDLIELTSEEMGEAGLKSLNDDFDRMFESFENLQMLDALSGKDDGKAAFINIHPGAGGTESQDWADMLLRMYTRFCEQKGYRAELVDYQPGETAGIKNATLYIQGDHPFGYLKCESGVHRLVRISPFDSNKRRHTSFASVYVTPEVDDDIQVNIEEKDLRIDVYRSSGAGGQHVNTTDSAVRITHIPTGIVVSCQMERSQIKNRDTAMKMLKARLYEMEKQKAEEENAKKAGEKRDIAWGSQIRSYVFHPYNLVKDHRTDFETGNVHAVMDGDLEDFIIAYLKYLTNQKANAKV; via the coding sequence ATGGATAGACCACTTAAAGAATTAAAAAAACAAACCACTGAAATGATAGAATCATTTCAAACATATTGGACATCACAAAATTTCCAAGAAGATTATGATAGATTGTTATCTTTGATTGAAAAGGCAAATGATCCCAAATTATGGGACTCCCCAGAACAAGCAAAAAATGTAACTCAAAAGAGGAATGAACTTCAATTAAAATTAGATCCATGGTTGGATCTTAAAAAGGAACTTTTGGATTTTCCTGATTTGATTGAACTTACGTCCGAAGAGATGGGGGAAGCAGGTTTAAAATCGTTAAATGATGATTTTGATCGTATGTTCGAATCATTTGAAAATTTGCAGATGTTAGATGCTCTTTCCGGGAAAGATGATGGGAAAGCTGCCTTTATCAACATCCACCCAGGAGCTGGCGGAACGGAATCACAAGACTGGGCTGATATGTTGCTTCGAATGTACACAAGGTTTTGCGAACAAAAAGGTTACCGTGCTGAACTTGTTGACTACCAACCAGGTGAAACAGCAGGCATTAAAAATGCCACCTTATACATCCAAGGCGATCATCCCTTTGGTTATTTAAAATGTGAATCTGGTGTTCACCGACTTGTCAGGATTTCACCTTTTGATTCAAATAAACGTAGGCATACTTCTTTTGCATCTGTCTATGTGACACCTGAAGTAGATGATGACATACAAGTGAACATCGAGGAAAAAGATTTACGTATAGATGTATATCGTTCGTCAGGAGCCGGTGGACAACATGTCAACACAACTGACTCTGCAGTTCGGATCACACACATTCCAACAGGTATCGTAGTTTCTTGTCAGATGGAAAGGTCCCAAATCAAAAACCGTGACACGGCGATGAAAATGCTAAAAGCAAGGCTTTATGAAATGGAAAAACAAAAAGCTGAAGAAGAAAATGCTAAAAAAGCCGGGGAAAAAAGAGATATAGCTTGGGGTTCACAGATTCGCAGTTATGTGTTCCATCCTTACAATTTAGTAAAAGACCATCGCACTGATTTTGAAACAGGAAATGTACACGCAGTGATGGACGGTGACCTCGAAGATTTTATTATTGCATATTTAAAATACCTGACAAATCAAAAGGCAAACGCTAAAGTATAA
- the purD gene encoding phosphoribosylamine--glycine ligase has product MENKYKVLLIGSGGREHALADAISKSNVLESLKVFPGNGGFSSDVLLSPNEISITDKSKFFEYIKTSKTNLVVVGPEDPLVNGIADWCDEIGILCFGPSAYCAQVEGSKHFAKEMMKRAKVPTASFAVFTDHESAWSYAQKELLPLVVKADGLAAGKGVTVAFELKEVKRALDEIFLESKFGQSGNKVVIESFLEGEEASLFVITDGERYMCLPAAQDHKRAYDGDIGPNTGGMGAYAPAPIVTDSVLSKVKSKVIEPMLDDFRRSGHPYKGLLYVGLMITKEGEPSVVEFNCRFGDPETQCVLRLIDEDILPIFNASATGSLPERNLKLKQGSSAVVVLAAKGYPDSPEKGMVLEIPANEGNVVVYHAGTKKVNSSTLANGGRILGITSFGKSLKEAIDECYVFLGKLKAPNTFYRKDIGRRAL; this is encoded by the coding sequence TTGGAAAATAAATATAAAGTTTTATTAATAGGAAGTGGCGGAAGGGAACATGCATTAGCGGATGCAATTTCCAAATCAAATGTTTTGGAATCTCTTAAAGTATTCCCGGGGAATGGAGGATTTTCTTCGGATGTTTTATTAAGTCCAAATGAGATTTCCATCACCGACAAATCAAAGTTCTTTGAATATATAAAAACATCAAAAACAAACCTTGTGGTTGTTGGGCCTGAAGATCCTCTTGTGAATGGAATTGCAGATTGGTGTGATGAAATTGGGATCCTTTGTTTTGGACCTTCTGCCTATTGTGCGCAAGTGGAAGGAAGCAAACATTTCGCAAAAGAAATGATGAAACGAGCAAAAGTTCCCACTGCTTCATTTGCGGTATTCACTGATCATGAATCTGCTTGGAGTTATGCACAAAAAGAACTGTTACCGTTAGTTGTTAAAGCAGATGGTCTTGCGGCAGGAAAAGGTGTTACCGTTGCATTTGAATTAAAAGAAGTCAAACGTGCCTTAGATGAAATCTTTTTAGAATCCAAGTTTGGTCAAAGTGGCAACAAGGTTGTAATTGAATCATTTTTGGAAGGGGAAGAAGCATCCCTTTTTGTCATTACTGATGGTGAAAGATATATGTGTTTGCCTGCGGCTCAAGACCACAAACGCGCATACGATGGCGACATCGGGCCAAACACAGGCGGAATGGGTGCTTACGCGCCAGCCCCAATTGTAACTGATTCTGTTCTGTCAAAAGTCAAATCAAAAGTCATAGAGCCAATGTTAGATGATTTTAGAAGGTCTGGGCATCCCTATAAAGGGCTTCTTTATGTTGGACTTATGATCACCAAGGAAGGGGAACCTAGTGTGGTTGAATTTAATTGTCGGTTTGGTGATCCTGAAACACAATGTGTGTTACGACTGATTGACGAAGATATTTTACCGATATTCAATGCATCCGCAACTGGAAGTTTACCGGAACGGAATCTGAAGTTAAAACAAGGTTCTTCTGCTGTTGTGGTACTTGCCGCAAAAGGGTATCCTGATTCTCCTGAGAAGGGAATGGTTTTGGAAATACCAGCAAACGAAGGGAATGTGGTAGTGTATCATGCAGGGACAAAAAAAGTAAACTCTTCGACCCTTGCAAATGGTGGGCGTATCCTTGGTATTACTTCTTTTGGCAAGAGTCTGAAAGAAGCAATAGATGAGTGTTATGTTTTCTTAGGTAAATTGAAAGCGCCAAATACTTTTTACAGAAAAGATATAGGTAGGAGAGCTCTTTAA